Proteins found in one Hippopotamus amphibius kiboko isolate mHipAmp2 chromosome 12, mHipAmp2.hap2, whole genome shotgun sequence genomic segment:
- the BIRC7 gene encoding baculoviral IAP repeat-containing protein 7 isoform X1, with product MGPEDGTKGWHCGPEPSRWAAGSHSAGEHHGPPSLCGLIRGQRADRALSWEGQDHTDGQILGQLRPLAEEEEDGAAQSARPAFPGMGSEELRLASFYDWPPSAAVPPELLAAAGFFHTGQQDKVRCFFCHGGLQCWEQGDDPWTEHAKWFPSCEFLLRTKGRDFVCRVQQSCCRLPGSWDRLEEPEDAGPAARPGEPAPVHPGLELPTPSREAQGEGAREAEPGGTRAQRVPLALEPPGARDAEEQLRRLQEERTCRVCLDRAVAVVFVPCGHLVCTDCAPSLQLCPICRAPIHSRVRAFLS from the exons ATGGGGCCCGAGGACGGGACCAAGGGCTGGCACTGTGGCCCGGAGCCCAGCCGCTGGGCAGCTGGCAGCCACTCCGCTGGGGAACACCACGGACCCCCCTCTCTGTGCGGCCTCATCCGGGGCCAGCGTGCCGACCgtgccctgtcctgggaaggccaGGACCACACGGATGGGCAGATCCTGGGCCAGCTGCGCCCcctggcagaggaggaggaggatggggccGCCCAGTCCGCGAGGCCTGCCTTCCCCGGGATGGGCTCCGAGGAGCTGCGGCTGGCCTCCTTCTACGACTGGCCGCCGAGCGCTGCGGTGCCTCCGGAGCTGCTGGCCGCCGCCGGCTTCTTCCACACCG GCCAGCAGGACAAGGTGAGGTGCTTCTTCTGCCACGGGGGTCTGCAGTGCTGGGAGCAAGGTGACGACCCCTGGACCGAGCACGCCAAGTGGTTCCCCAG ctgtgaatTCCTGCTCCGGACGAAGGGAAGGGACTTTGTCTGCCGCGTCCAGCAGTCTTGTTGCCGCCTGCCGGGCTCCTGG GACCGTTTGGAGGAACCAGAAGACGCAGGTCCCGCCGCCCGCCCAGGTGAGCCGG CGCCTGTCCACCCGGGGCTTGAGTTGCCCACGCCCAGCAGAGAAGCCCAGGGGGAAGGCGCCAGGGAGGCAG AACCGGGTGGAACCCGGGCCCAGAGGGTGCCGCTGGCTCTCGAGCCCCCAGGAGCCCGAGACGCGGAGGAGCAGCTGCGGCGCCTGCAGGAGGAGCGCACGTGCAGGGTGTGCCTGGACCGAGCCGTGGCCGTCGTCTTCGTGCCCTGTGGCCACCTGGTCTGCACCGACTGCGCACCCAGCCTGCAGCTGTGCCCCATCTGCAGAGCCCCCATCCATAGCCGCGTGCGTGCCTTCCTGTCCTAG
- the BIRC7 gene encoding baculoviral IAP repeat-containing protein 7 isoform X2: MGPEDGTKGWHCGPEPSRWAAGSHSAGEHHGPPSLCGLIRGQRADRALSWEGQDHTDGQILGQLRPLAEEEEDGAAQSARPAFPGMGSEELRLASFYDWPPSAAVPPELLAAAGFFHTGQQDKVRCFFCHGGLQCWEQGDDPWTEHAKWFPSCEFLLRTKGRDFVCRVQQSCCRLPGSWDRLEEPEDAGPAARPGEPAPVHPGLELPTPSREAQGEGAREAGARDAEEQLRRLQEERTCRVCLDRAVAVVFVPCGHLVCTDCAPSLQLCPICRAPIHSRVRAFLS; the protein is encoded by the exons ATGGGGCCCGAGGACGGGACCAAGGGCTGGCACTGTGGCCCGGAGCCCAGCCGCTGGGCAGCTGGCAGCCACTCCGCTGGGGAACACCACGGACCCCCCTCTCTGTGCGGCCTCATCCGGGGCCAGCGTGCCGACCgtgccctgtcctgggaaggccaGGACCACACGGATGGGCAGATCCTGGGCCAGCTGCGCCCcctggcagaggaggaggaggatggggccGCCCAGTCCGCGAGGCCTGCCTTCCCCGGGATGGGCTCCGAGGAGCTGCGGCTGGCCTCCTTCTACGACTGGCCGCCGAGCGCTGCGGTGCCTCCGGAGCTGCTGGCCGCCGCCGGCTTCTTCCACACCG GCCAGCAGGACAAGGTGAGGTGCTTCTTCTGCCACGGGGGTCTGCAGTGCTGGGAGCAAGGTGACGACCCCTGGACCGAGCACGCCAAGTGGTTCCCCAG ctgtgaatTCCTGCTCCGGACGAAGGGAAGGGACTTTGTCTGCCGCGTCCAGCAGTCTTGTTGCCGCCTGCCGGGCTCCTGG GACCGTTTGGAGGAACCAGAAGACGCAGGTCCCGCCGCCCGCCCAGGTGAGCCGG CGCCTGTCCACCCGGGGCTTGAGTTGCCCACGCCCAGCAGAGAAGCCCAGGGGGAAGGCGCCAGGGAGGCAG GAGCCCGAGACGCGGAGGAGCAGCTGCGGCGCCTGCAGGAGGAGCGCACGTGCAGGGTGTGCCTGGACCGAGCCGTGGCCGTCGTCTTCGTGCCCTGTGGCCACCTGGTCTGCACCGACTGCGCACCCAGCCTGCAGCTGTGCCCCATCTGCAGAGCCCCCATCCATAGCCGCGTGCGTGCCTTCCTGTCCTAG